A section of the Oryza sativa Japonica Group chromosome 1, ASM3414082v1 genome encodes:
- the LOC4327575 gene encoding U-box domain-containing protein 16, which yields MAGNPAAAAPSSSGSSSVFLPPPSPSDGELLRPLHRLARDLSAVDTPAPFLRAAFASISRRSKLLAAAFDDLLLCGAAGELPRSASLCLREVLLVLQRFKAIVADCSARSRMRLLLESDEMEAELRELNHDLATLLDLLPVVELGLADDVLDVLALASRQCRRCSPAPESEEALKASVLSLIQEIEREIVPERERLEEILVEVGINDPASCSEEIESLEQEIGDRASEKWTASMIALVGLLRYAKCVLFSATPRPSDSNSKADVEAEDGEPPVPPSDFRCPISLDLMRDPVVVASGQTYDRESIDRWFSSGKSTCPKTGQVLANLELVSNKALKNLISKWCRENGVAMEACEASKSEQAQAVAANKAALEAARMTASFLVKKLSVSFSPDAANRVVHEIRLLSKSGSENRAFVGEAGAVPLLVPLLYSEDAGLQLNAVTALLNLSILEANKKRIMHADGAVEAVAHIMSSGATWRAKENAAAAVLSLASVHSYRRRLGRNQSVVEKLVHLVRTGPTSTKKDALAALLTLAGERENVGKLVDAGVAEVALSAISKEETAAAVLAALAKRGGAEAIVNIDGAVARLVAEMRRGTDWARENATAALVLLCRRLGAPAVTQVMAVPGVEWAIWELMSIGTERARRKAASLGRICRRWAAASAADGERGGGCPVATVVPPAMMAS from the coding sequence ATGGCTGGtaatccggcggcggcggcgccgtcgtcgtctggCTCTTCGTCGGTGTTCCTgccgcccccgtcgccgtccGACGGGGAGCTGCTCCGGCCGCTGCACCGCCTGGCGCGCGACCTGTCCGCCGTCGACACGCCCGCGCCGTTCCTGCGCGCCGCGTTCGCGTCCATCTCGAGGCGGTCCAAGCTACTGGCGGCCGCGTTCGACGACCTGCTGCTGTGCGGCGCCGCGGGGGAGCTGCCGCGGTCGGCGTCGCTGTGCCTGCGGGAGGTGCTCCTGGTGCTGCAGCGGTTCAAGGCGATCGTCGCCGATTGCTCGGCGCGCAGCCGGATGCGGCTGCTGCTGGAGTCCGACGAGATGGAGGCGGAGCTGCGGGAGCTCAACCACGACCTGGCCACGCTGCTCGACCTGTTGCCGGTCGTCGAGCTGGGGCTTGCCGACGACGTGCTCGACGTCCTCGCCCTCGCGTCGCGCCAGTGCCGGCGGTGCTCGCCGGCACCGGAGTCGGAGGAGGCGCTGAAGGCGAGCGTGCTGTCGCTGATACAAGAGATCGAGCGGGAGATCGTGCCGGAGCGGGAGAGGCTGGAGGAGATCCTGGTGGAGGTCGGCATCAACGACCCGGCGAGCTGCAGCGAGGAGATCGAGAGCCTGGAGCAGGAGATCGGCGACCGTGCCTCGGAGAAATGGACGGCCTCCATGATCGCTCTCGTCGGCCTCCTCCGGTATGCCAAGTGCGTCCTGTTCAGCGCCACGCCTCGGCCTTCAGATTCCAATTCCAAGGCTGACGTCGAGGCTGAAGACGGCGAGCCCCCGGTGCCGCCGTCGGACTTCCGGTGCCCAATCTCTCTCGATCTAATGCGCGaccccgtcgtcgtcgcgagCGGCCAGACGTACGATCGCGAGTCGATCGACCGGTGGTTCAGCTCCGGCAAGTCAACGTGCCCCAAGACAGGGCAGGTCTTGGCCAATCTGGAGCTCGTGTCGAACAAGGCCCTCAAGAACCTCATCTCCAAGTGGTGCCGGGAGAACGGCGTCGCCATGGAAGCCTGCGAGGCGAGCAAGAGCGAGCAGGCCCAGGCGGTGGCCGCCAACAAGGCCGCGCTCGAGGCGGCGCGCATGACGGCGTCGTTCCTTGTGAAGAAGCTGTCCGTCTCCTTCTCCCCAGATGCCGCCAACCGCGTCGTGCACGAGATCCGGCTGCTATCCAAGTCCGGCTCGGAGAACCGAGCGTTCGTCGGAGAGGCCGGAGCCGTGCCTCTGCTCGTGCCCCTGCTCTACTCCGAGGATGCAGGGCTCCAGCTCAACGCCGTCACGGCGCTGCTTAATCTCTCCATCCTCGAGGCCAACAAGAAGCGCATCATGCacgccgacggcgccgtcgaGGCGGTCGCCCATATCATGAGCTCCGGCGCGACGTGGCGCGCCAAggagaacgccgccgccgccgtgctcagCTTGGCGTCCGTGCATTCCTACCGCCGCAGGCTCGGCAGGAACCAATCCGTCGTGGAGAAATTAGTGCATCTCGTGCGCACCGGCCCGACGAGCACAAAGAAGGACGCATTGGCCGCGCTGCTGACGCTGGCCGGCGAGAGGGAGAACGTCGGCAAGCTCGTTGACGCAGGCGTCGCCGAGGTGGCGCTGTCAGCGATTAGCAAGGAGGAGACCGCCGCGGCGGTGCTCGCCGCGCTGGCCAAGCGCGGCGGTGCGGAGGCGATCGTCAACATCGACGGCGCCGTGGCGCGTCTCGTGGCGGAAATGAGGCGCGGCACGGACTGGGCCAGGGAGAACGCCACGGCGGCGCTCGTGCTGCTCTGCCGGCGCCTGGGCGCGCCGGCGGTGACCCAGGTCATGGCCGTGCCCGGCGTGGAATGGGCGATCTGGGAGCTGATGAGCATCGGCACGGAGCGCGCCCGGCGGAAGGCCGCCTCGCTCGGCCGGATATGCCGGCGGTgggcagccgcctccgccgccgacggggaGCGAGGCGGCGGTTGCCCCGTTGCCACCGTGGTGCCCCCTGCCATGATGGCTTCGTGA
- the LOC107281108 gene encoding uncharacterized protein, whose translation MAIGSWRKRGRMKLGDDAAFASWSEWHRPPSHASRRPPASRLARRRCPQPSSSFSSLPSELAGHTTPDPLNPKLAGHSVARFTPVGGEPEERGRRRGSRGRRPRRPCRAGRGGGGEALEPPVASGIGVSGASGRGGQEGRVASASLGARWPLRGRPVPPDPRCRPEEEGSAATTMVAATKLRPQPSSRRARTSRRHWIWRAATPSSRLVAATPSSRLVPAMREEGRPRSSPPSSAKPAAPPRPPPPSPPCCRVSGLHAKTAAVVSSLPPPPSSPDPPTLRPATPAPSPLATAPPGPVAVEAAAPLERLSAGSARA comes from the coding sequence ATGGCCATTGGTTCTTGGCGAAAAAGAGGACGAATGAAGCTGGGAGACGACGCTGCTTTCGCGTCGTGGAGCGAGTGGCATCGCCCTCCTTCCCATGCCAGCCGTCGCCCTCCAGCCAGCCGCCTAGCCCGCCGTCGCTGTCCGCAGCCGTCGAGCTCGTTCTCGTCCCTGCCAtcggagctcgccggccacaCCACCCCCGATCCGCTCAACCCGAAGCTCGCCGGCCACTCCGTCGCTCGATTCACGCCGGTCGGAGGAGAGCCAGAGGAGAGGGGTCGCCGCCGTGGGAGCCGAggtcgccggccgcgccgcccttgCAGGgccggaagaggaggaggaggggaggcgctcGAGCCTCCGGTTGCGAGTGGCATTGGAGTGAGCGGCGCCAGCGGTCGTGGGGGACAGGAAGGGCGTGTCGCCTCCGCGTCGCTCGGAGCTCGCTGGCCGCTCCGAGGTCGCCCCGTACCGCCAGATCCGCGTTGCCGGCCTGAGGAGGAGGGCAGCGCGGCGACGAccatggtggcggcgacgaaaCTACGGCCGCAGCcatcctcgcgccgcgcccggaCGAGCCGTCGCCACTGGATCTGGCGAGCTGCCACGCCGTCGTCGAGACTCGTCGCTGCCACGCCGTCTTCGAGACTCGTCCCCGCCATGCGAGAGGAGGGGAGGCCAAGAAGTTCGCCACCGTCGAGCGCCAAGCCCGCCGCCCCGccaagaccgccgccgccgtcgcctccttgcTGCCGAGTGAGTGGCCTCCATGCCaagaccgccgccgtcgtctcctccttgccgccaccgccgtcgtccccaGATCCACCGACGCTCCGCCCGGCCACCCCAGCGCCGTCTCCGCTCGCCACTGCTCCGCCCggccccgtcgccgtcgaggccgccgctccgctcgaACGCCTCAGTGCCGGCTCCGCTCGAGcgtga